In Anthonomus grandis grandis chromosome 5, icAntGran1.3, whole genome shotgun sequence, the following are encoded in one genomic region:
- the LOC126736545 gene encoding uncharacterized protein LOC126736545, translating to MKTILQHIIVVLYLIVRCHTLPTNQTTLSIKNGIVTATTSSILRENPILKPEALSSTTNKPDTRSEIGDATTKEDDTSLSAKDAVVIDLEKIQKMSIVEYIGRKLRSLWDYIVYGSESEPETTFVGRCIGIAKKIRQIMPLFMIGAGIIITKLGFLVLFSLKTIGLVGLLLLLNVGTVAAKLGAFLASKKSHEPQNLHLHVQPWKSDDHIYSSGHYGWEDKSDTSIQTHELYNLYEKLKFEQSLKRYLSANNRYR from the exons ATGAAAACTATTCTCCAACACATAATCGTTGTTCTATACCTTATAGTACGGTGCCACACTTTACCCACAAACCAAACTacattaagtattaaaaatggAATCGTTACCGCTACAACCTCCTCCATCCTACGGGAAAACCCTATACTTAAACCAGAAGCCCTTAGTTCAACCACGAATAAGCCGGACACAAGAAGTGAAATCGGGGACGCAACTACTAAAGAAGATGATACAAGTTTGTCAGCCAAAGACGCAGTCGTTATTGacttggaaaaaatacaaaaaatgtcGATCGTGGAATATATTGGAAGAAAATTGAGGTCCTTGTGGGATTATATAGTTTATGGAAGTGAAAGTGAGCCTGAGACCACTTTTGTAG GTAGATGTATAGGAATAGCCAAAAAAATTCGCCAAATAATGCCTCTATTTATGATCGGAGCAGGCATAATTATTACTAAGTTAG gttttttggtATTGTTTTCACTAAAAACGATAGGACTAGTTGGTCTTCTACTTCTTCTGAATGTAGGAACAGTCGCAGCCAAACTGGGTGCCTTTTTAGCATCGAAGAAGTCCCATGAACCTCAAAATTTACATTTGCACGTTCAGCCATGGAAGA gtgatGATCACATTTACTCAAGCGGCCACTACGGGTGGGAAGACAAGAGCGACACCAGTATACAAACACACGAGCTCTACAATTTGTACGAAAAACTCAAATTCGAGCAAAGTTTAAAAAGATACTTGTCTGCCAATAACAGATACCGATAA
- the LOC126736541 gene encoding transcription factor Adf-1-like, translating to MDIERLIEEVRKFPVLYDQKHGKYRNTEYKERVWKQIATDLQVKGGVEECKKKWTSVRDQLRKTLQKRKTSSGQAAVRQHKYKYEDLLMFLLPHIAERETISNVLYNPEGGEGEHESTLEESQDEDSDIQDFAQKNSGNEEPITENQDSETQSGITAQSSQMPPAGSSLSSNNKNKFVRPPLKRKFQHERHLQQSPSSQLMTYILAEKEAEKLANKRSREREEQHPVDAFLAGIAPALKSLHPILFNQAKGSIFSIVQEFELKQLTNNSYPQNQYIPPISPASSSLTVPTPEPSPVQSLSSPTYFEF from the exons ATGGACATAGAGAGGTTAATAGAAGAAGTACGAAAATTTCCTGTACTTTACGATCAAAAACATGGGAAATATAGGAATACTGAATATAAGGAACGAGTTTGGAAACAAATTGCAACAGACTTGCAAGTTAAAG GTGGAGTCGAGGAATGCAAGAAAAAGTGGACATCAGTTCGTGATCAGCTACGGAAGACTTTGCAGAAAAGGAAAACCAGCTCAGGACAAGCTGCTGTGCGTCAGCACAAATATAAGTACGAAGACCTCTTAATGTTCTTGCTACCCCACATTGCAGAACGAGAGACAATTTCCAATGTTCTATATAATCCCGAAGGAGGGGAGGGTGAACATGAATCTACTTTAGAAGAATCTCAAGACGAGGATTCTGATATTCAAGATTTTGCGCAAAAAAATAGTGGAAATGAGGAACCTATAACTGAAAATCAGGACAGTGAAACACAAAGTGGAATAACTGCTCAGTCTTCGCAAATGCCCCCGGCAGGGTCCTCCCTCTCttccaataataaaaacaaatttgtaaGGCCGCCGTTAAAACGAAAATTTCAGCATGAGCGCCATCTACAACAATCACCGTCAAGCCAGCTCATGACTTATATTTTAGCAGAAAAAGAAGCTGAAAAACTAGCTAATAAACGTTCAAGAGAGAGGGAAGAGCAACATCCGGTTGATGCTTTTTTAGCGGGTATAGCACCAGCCCTTAAATCGCTGCATCCGATACTTTTTAATCAGGCGAAAGGAAGCATTTTTTCAATTGTACAAGAGTTTGAATTAAAGCAACTCACAAATAATAGTTACCCTCAGAATCAGTATATTCCTCCAATTTCGCCAGCATCTTCGTCGCTAACTGTTCCAACGCCAGAACCTTCACCTGTACAATCATTGTCTAGTCCTACATACTTTGAATTTTAG